taaatgaatgataCAAAACCAACTTGTACTTGAACAGAAAAATATCACTCACAGATATAAGTTAAACTCATCACTGTAGTTTGCAATTACCACTGTATGACAATCAAATTACtgttatttaaaatatgactATATGTACTAACGTGTTAAACAATCATATTGTATAATACTTTCATATTATGACAAAGAAATCCCATTTTCATGTATACAAATTCATTCAACCTTCTGTTGCTATATTTCATATAATGAGTAATATTGATACAGATAAATTGTTCGTTCTTTGATAATGATCGTAAAATGGTGACATATGTTACTTACCGAGATTAAGAGTAGAATTCGCCATCCTGTCTGTCCCGGCATTATTACGGACTTAAAACCGATTCCATACCTATACCCACTTTATGGTAGACTGTGGTCGAGTATATGATATGACAGTTAGGTGCGGGTTATGAGTTCCGTTATCTATGTTGACATTAGCAACTGCCCTACCGACGATATACTCAATAATCACACCAAACTGGACATAGCACCAGATTAGGTGGCATACATACGAATGATGCCAAGACTATCAAGCAAAgacttgaaatattttttatttaggGTTATTTACATGAATGTGCTTAACCATATTCCTGAAATGGTTATTATCAATGCTTTTACTTGCGTTGCAATACTGAGATACTGAGAAATAGACATGCGCCTTTATGTACAGAGCATATtccaaacatatttttttttattttatacgtgctatgattttattttaaaaatcattgaGGAATCAGTTGGGAGTGAAATTGTCATGCTGGAAtgattataaaatcaaaatgatatagACGTGAACAAAATCATTACCCCTGgtcatttttgtcaatttaGACGTTTTACTTATATTATGGTATGGCCACAGTTACCGATAGAGAAATATGAGACCAAGTGATGTTTGCCATACCCTGACATCTTTCGTTAAATACATTACCTAAACTATCCCATTGAGTACCGCCTGTATACCTTCaagtaatttgaaaataaatatacaaaatttcaaaGCTGATAACTTCATAGGGAGATTTAAGCTGTCAAAATATTTCCGTTGTTATCAATCCCACACAGAAAATGGCTGACTCGTATTCGGTGATGTCATAGACAAGAAAGAATTCAAAGTGGCCAGGTCAAGTTTTTATACACAAGAACCTAAATAACAGAACCGGGGTCAATAACTTACACTGCTGGTGAACCTTTACCAAAGTAATATGATGGTCGTATATGCATTGTCTAAAAAttaaagaatatatatttttatttatgaatagGCAAcataaaagaatatttaaaaaaagttttgtaaATCTGTTTCTCTATCTGTCGGACAAAAACCTTTTTCAGGATATGTCGTAGTTTCATAGATATATCCGACATCACAGGCTACAGGTATTGTGGTGAAGGATGGGATTGTTTTATACATAAAACATCGCTACAAGAAATATGCTAACCATTTCTTTCATTTATTCACTGTCATAAAAATCTTCAAtgcttttcatattttatttgtatgatacTTTTGTGATATTGTAGCGTTCCGCAGGGAGCAGGTAATACAACAATTCGCAGGAGTTTTATGTACAAGTttattaacaatataaacattagtCACAATTCACATCAAATATAGCGGTATCCTTAAGTCCTAAAACAGTAACTCCTCTTCAAACTCTAAACTATCCGGCTCGCTAAAAACTTCCAACTAAAAACTAACAACCACTGAAACTCCCGACTCAAAATAACGACCAAAAACTCAAAACTTCTGAACCCCGAACTATCTTACTTGCTCCTTATATACCCCTATACCAAGAACTGTATCTAAACTAGACCTAAACTAGACCTAAAATATTGTATCTAAGTAGGGAGGGGGACATTTTAGATACCGAATGCCCGTTTCTCAGAGAGTGGACCTAAATCCCATAAATCTATACTTGACCAGGGGGGGAGGGGGACATTTAGATACGGAGAGCTCGGGGTACTTAGATACAGTTTGGGTTTCAGACCTAAAACTCATTAATCACTCCCAGCCCCAGAGAGCACTGTTAGCCCAGCAACCTTTATCTGCCGCGTACCTAATTTGTATCTGTCCCCTAACACCCATTCCCTCCCTTATTGAACACTAATGATATAAGAATATAGTTCTACAGTTTATACGCTAATTACTACACACTAATGATTATTAACTAAGGATTCTACACTAGGAATATAGTTCTACAGAATATATGCTAATTACTACACACTAATGATTATTAATGTATGATAcctttgtgatatatatttgtatcatcATCTCCTTTTCTATATCTGAATGGCACCTTTGACTATACAGGGCCCGGTTGTTCAAAGGGTGAAATAacttaatcacatgattagtgaaatCATTTCTCATTTGCTACAAAATGTTACTATATCCTCTCGAAAGCTGGCATGTAGATAAAAAATGGGATACTGTAGATAAAACTgaaattttaacaaatgagcttcaacaaaattatttcatcttGATTTAAAAATTGTCGTTAAACTGTTATaacctaatcaccttttgaacaactgagcCCTGATCATTAAGTGGCGGTGTTACATAATTTACTGAAATATTAATACTTTCCTTTACTGCATATTATTATGATAGTATTCAATTAACTAAGTTCaacaatatcatttacattgtacatcattgtatatcattttcgaaataaaatcattaagtGATTAAGGAGAACAAAAAGGCGATTCGTTTCGACATATTCTTTTTACTGCACGATGAACACCACTTTGCAATTTTCCTATAACAACTTGGCGTTACTAAAATTCAACTCGAATATTAATGTGATTAGCGTTGGAGATTTGATGTAGAATGAACTCATGTCATTTGTTTGTGACCTCTTTCCTATTGACATATATTCATATGCTAACATCTTTCAATAAATTCTAGATACTTTTATAATGTGTCAGATTTTTATTGCTACCAAAATTACAATAACATTAATGTGACGATACTCAATTAACTGTGTAATAATGATTaagcattttgttttgtttttcctttacaaatatacattctTTTTTCATATGCATGCCACCTTAGGATTAGGGTtacagtacaggtaaattttgTGTATCAGAAATGATTAGGTGTTCTAATTACCATTATTATGTGTGACGTATCAAGTGAATAAAGTGTTAATAGCCGGTATTCTTATCACATCGACATTGGAAGTAACAGCGGATGTAGACCTTAGCGACGAGGAAATGTTTCACAGTAAtcgattttatatataacaacactttaaatatattatgtttACATAAAGATATGTAAGGACAACACAGATACTTAATTTACTCAGTAGGTGACAACTTCATGGTATCTTTGCAATGTTTATGCAGCAAAACGTTAGTTTTGGCATGGATTTTTCTTACGTGCTACTGAAATAAGGTTATTAAAGAGCACGTGTGGCGGTATCCGGAAAACTGACATGCATTTAGATATCTAGGATATGGTAACTGAATATGGATGTGTGAGTTTCAAAGTAATGTGGAAACAATACTACAACACCTTTATTATAATAGGTCATATGgaaatcattacattataaagTATATCTTACATATTCTTGACATTAAAATTAAGATATGTCATCGAATTGGTTATTGGCCTTTGTATTATGATATGTTATTTCCCATTTCTGGACATAATGTACTCACTAAAGATGTATCTATCTTTCATTATTTACAGTAAATTTTCATTACTACCCAACTCGAAGTGAAGAAGATGTTACTATGCTTacgatatttgtttattgatttgATAATGTACATTATCCTCAAGATAGTACCTTCCCTGATTGAAATATGACAGAAAACTGGCATATGGCCAGTGCTCAAGTTTATCACCGGATTAACTCTCTAGTCATTAATGCCCAAGTGTTCTCATCGCTTATGAAGATAAGTCTTACGTGTCATTCATTGGTGTTTATCATACAATGGTAAACCAATGTCTCTTTCTCTTTCTGTTGGATACCTTAACACATTGAAAGCCTACACAACTCTATTGTCGTTCAAcctatttcaatatttgcaaagaCTATTGAGGTGATGTGATTTAAAGATGTGCTGCTTACCAAAATATGTCGATCAGACCAACAGAGAAGATATAATAGCCCAATTTACATACATGGATCCTTAATGTTTAGTTACTATTATGCAATaacacatgcatgtatataccaTTGTAGAATTTTTATTTGTGGTTTTTGCAAAATTGTGCGTTCGAGTTGTTTCCCTTTGCAAATCTGTCTTTTATTTGGTAATTGTGAGATATTGTCACGGATTCTGTATTTTAgccaacatatatatatatttatatcagacTGACTAATGTGTCAAATTGTTTCcatattataattgttatattaCCTTTTACTATGAGTTTCatctttttataattattttgcaGCAGCCACTTTCAGCCCACATAAATGTATTCCGTATGTTGAGTATACTGTACATAGATACAGATTCATGGTAATGAATGATAACCTTAATGGCCTTTCTTACGGAGAAATACTAGTCTTCATTGATCATTATATGTCTTTATTAGTCTGATGCTACTATCTTTTGCTTTGGATATCTTGAATCCGATATAAACATACGTATTTTGAGTATTgataaaacatgtaaacatttcacAAACATAATTGCAACTCAGGTGTAAGCTATATAAATCTTTATTATGATGATAGTGTCTTTTGCAATcgaatatattttttctcaagtTTATTTCATGTGCATCTCTTTTAGGTTTGATAGACTTGCCGTGTTATTTGGATAACCTGTGTTATTttcatgataaaaataaataatctttATTAATGAATCACAAATAGATTACATGAAACAAGATGTATaaaatagtaattataaagAGTATATCACTGAAAAAAGGGGgctttacttatatatataataataataataaataaaaaaaaattaaaaaacccCGAAAAACAACCAAAACTGGCTTTGAACGATGAATGGTGTGATAACTGATATAAATGTAGACTGGCTattacgagttacctcccttgcattcaaaaataatatttatctcaaaaacattatttgtgGACTATTTAATGTGTTCTCTAAGTTCATCCCAATAAGAGAACTGTCTACCATAAATGCATTGATGAAATATATCTGATACAAGATCCAAAGCTAGTTTATACTGATGTATAATCCTATGTATATATGACACCCTAGGTTTATCGAGAGTGGAGTTTTGTACCAATATTTGTGAGTTTTTGCTCTTGGCATGGATTTCATACAACACACAGAAGCTGAGTGgttatgtaatatgaaatttattctaacgagtttaataaatttcatattacgtagtcacgagtgtaagattctatttatcagaTAACAAGTATTTAtgaaaagaaagagaaaaaaaccttCAATTTCGTTTCTATACAAAAGTGGCGAAATCAGGCCGTTTGGACGTTTATGTGACaatcatgtgacgtcatatacaGATTATGATGTCAAAACTACCTGTGACATCTTAATGGGTTTATTACAAGTGTGTCTTACGGTATTTATAACATGGCCTTATGACATATCTGGACTGGTCAGTTATGCTATAAACAATGATTAATGATATCAATAAGTAACACAATGATTTATTCATGATTGATATTTAACACATATAAGCATTTGGACGGATGAATgaataaacattttgtatatattatataaatgcttatttttgaaatataaaagcATAGgtgagaaaacaaaattaaagctCTCTTCTGTGTTGTCTCAATGCTAAAGCAAATACTTTGTTACAAGCTTTACTGATTAAATGCGATAGCTAAATGCATGATGTGACATTGAATAATGATAAACACTAGCCATTGACACATACAGATGATGGAGTGAAATATATActcattttaacaaaatgaaatcaaatgtgAACAAAACATCTATTGGATTATTTAACACTGCTGTTAGATAAAACATCGATAGTCAGTTTGAAATCCACTGATCATCACATACATCCTTAATACAAATTATGGAAACCAAAGGGCCTTTTAGGTCATCCGAGTtatgattattattatattaccAAATGTACCAACCAGTCTAATTGATATCAGCCAGGTTGacaggatttaaaaaaaaaaaaaaaaaaaatgataaggTAATCTGAATTCTTCTTTTGGTTCCGccttttgttttatcaaatttgAATCATTTCACTTAACAGTAAACAAAGTATGCTCAGAAGTGTTTTTAAACTataataaatttgacctttcaCAAGCGAAAAGTGGGTTATGAAATTTATAATTACTGTATTGGAAGTCCCTAACTGACGACCCTtcaattaatgaaaaaatattatgattgtTTCTGTGACTAGAAGATAAATTTGGTCGTGCGTGTGACCCGCCCTATAGACACCTCAGTATAGGAAACATataattggatttttttttattaatcttaTGCCAAGTAACTTTGTAACTTCGGAAGGCGAAACACAGCGGCGAACAAATGACAATTATCATCCGTATCTTGAGACAGCTTCTCAAGATACCGACAAGGTAAAATAAGGGACAGATTTgttggtatatatatcatatatgcaaCATAACAGTTATAGTTTCGCCACTAAGAGAAATAAGTGTCTCCTCCGTCTCTGGTTCGAGCTTTGTCTTTGGTTTTCGTTCCATATAATTGAATGTGGGTTGTGGCTGTAAGGTCTGTGGTTGAGTCCAGAGTTCCAACTCGGGGTCATCAGGCGATGATGGTGTAGCTATCGGGGTAGATCTGGTATGTTCATCAGCGGTATATTTTCTCTCAGTGTCCTGTTTTTAGAAATTGATCATTATATCTGCCTGGATAACTCATGAAaccctatatatattatatgtcaaGCAGAGGTCCCGATAAGAAGTTGAAAACTTTGTATTAGGAGTGCTTGGTTTTCCCAATACATGTAACACACTATGGGGATgaaatgttttacagtatattatatACGGCTGGTATCATTGTTGATATACCGGTATCTTATTACGTGTTGCCATCATTCAAAACCTTTTTTGATTTATATTGACAAACAGACCGGCGGTTCTGTCTCAAGCTATTTGGTGCAAAACCTCCCAGGAGAATAATCATTACCGAATACAGAATACAGTGTCTTCGaaggcatgcttcagtgataaaagggcaacagttaaactatacaagaagtcacaacacgaacataccgttATCTCCCAAATCACgaacctcgcacttcacacacgctacacactgcatacattggagtccgtccttacatgaccctggctgttaataggacattaacataatcaaacaaacaaacataatccAAAATAATTTACAGACATACCCCCTTTTCCCTCTTGTTCTCGTTCTTTTTTTGCTTCTTTTCTCGATGATCGAAACTGGTTGACGGCGGCGATGATTCAGCGACGACGTtctaaatatattaatatcttAGTATTATTCGAATGTGACGTTTTGACGTTGTAATGTCGGTTGTTGTAGTGTTGTATTTATGTCATtaaatttcagattttttttattttgcgaGCCTCGTCTCACAAAAGCTCATTATGAACACATAAATTTAAATAGTTATTTCAAGGAAACTATTTGATAgactataatacatatatgttgatGGTAACAGTTTTTCCCGATAACATACCTTAATTACTAAACTCCCATTGACTATTGCTTTGTCCGCTTGTCCACTTCCTTGGCTTGTCCCTTGCACGGGTTGGGACACTGGCTCCTtctgtaaaatgttttaataaggCCTTACAAAATGTTATTCCTTGTTCAATAGCATGCTTGCTTCTTCTCGCGGCGTAATGCCGTACTTACTAATTAGGATTTCGCAATTTTGTATATGTCAATTGTGCCTACCGATATGTTTACAGTTCATTGTGTTTTCTTATTACCTTCTCGATTCTGcattaaagatatttacataaacatataactTTTAAGTTACATGTAGTTTATGATGACAATGATATAATAAACTTATGCATTTCTGTAATCCGTACTATACATCGAATACACAACTAATAATCAATGACAATCAACGTTTTGTACCGACTAAACAATCATGTTTGATACCTACATGGATATACATACACCAGAAACATATAACATCAGATCAGAttctttcaaaatcatttacaaacatacCTTCTTCCCTTTTTCTCTCTTTTGCTTTTGCTTCTTTTGCTTCTCTTCCGGATGATCAGAACTTGTTGACGGCGGTAATGATTCATCGTTGACGTTCTGAATATATCAAAGTAGATCACATTGGTTGATTAGAGTAAATGATATACTAGTATTCGACGTATCGTTTCATGGTCATCACATACGATTGCTATGGAGAAATTCCAAATAATCCAAATTGATCGTTacttcatgaaatattgcaaaCGTACTGATTTTCGCGGAACGAAATTGTTACGCAAAATGGATGATACGGACAGGTGAATTCGCTAATTTGTAATAATTGCTAAACATacgatataagatatatataaaatgtaataacCGTAATAACACAATAACATTTAAACATAGAAGGACAGATGAAAGCAGCTAAACATTTTATCGCTGATATATTTACTGTTTTAAAATCAGTATTGATGTTTCGTTTTTTCACATAATTCGCCTAATATCCAGCTATTCCCTGTCGCTAGTATAACATGACTGGGAACGATTTTCTTTGGCTGAAATTGTGACTTCAGGGAATGAGGACGTCTGGACAAAATCCTCCTAATGTGACGGTTTGACGTCGTAGTGGATGTTGTTGTAGCATTGTAGTTATATAATTAAGTCAAGTATATCTCAGAAGTTTCTATTTTGCAAGACTCGTCCTATAACATCCCATTTAAAAGCTCTAAATAGAAATACTTCTTTTAACGAAACTATTTGATAgacaataatacatatatgttgatGATAATTAGGCTATATTTCACGTCAAATGTATTTATGCCGTAATATTTTCCCTGTGACATACCTTAATCGCTAAACTCCCATTGGCTATTGCTTTGTCTATTAGTCTACTTCCTTGGCTTGTCCCTTGCGCGGACTGGGGCATTGGTTCTTcctgtaaaatatttaaattagcCCTTACGCCATGTTGTTCCTTTGTTCCATCACGTGTTTGCTTTTTCTCACGACTTGATTCCATAACTAGTGATTAGGATTTCCCAAAAGACAAGCtacattttgtttatatcaatTGTGTACACCGATATGGTCACAGTTCATTGTGTTTGCTTATTACCTTCTCGATTCTGCAATTAAGATATTTACATTAACAGGTAGCTTTTAagttacatgtagtatatgatGCTAATGGTATAATAAACCTATGTACAGCTTACCTTCGTTGTTAAAGATTCGTCGTATCTTAATCTGACCGAGTTTTCTTTCAAATGGTTCTGGTGATTTTCCGTCATGTGCACGGGTTGATTTTCCTCCTaaatacacaatatttatcacatacttTAGCCAATATAAAGTGCCTAGatgatttattttaagaaacatcATGACGTTAAGTGTTGGCATTAAGCTAAAGACGACAACAGAGAAAACTTACATGTATGCgtgtatacatttgtttttccTTTTGATGACCTTTGCATAAAAAACCCTTATCATATTACCATATCATAATAAAACATCATTCCTTCCATAGTTTAACACATAGAAACAATTTATAATATAGTTGAATATTTGTGTTTGATATATAGAAACTAATGAAAATGAGTAAAGTTTTATTACGAAATATCTTAAAAGATAAAATGATGAAAGTGTGAAACATTCTCTCAAAATACGATAGAAAAATCTGTTGGAAAAACATGACTTTAATTCATCCGGACCTGTTAGTTTTTCTATACATATGATTGACGGACAAAAAGGGATGCCTCAATCGGCTATCTAACTGTCGAGCAACCTACCTGTTCGATCACTGGTTGCTTTTCAGGGTCTTTCCCCATGTAGCTCGTTCCGCCTGGCTTTATAGCATTTCCCTGAAGTGACACCAAATTTTATACGTAATCTATACTAAAACATGGAATGTCGGTACATTTTCCTATGGTTCCATCTTTCCCTCACAACCTTAATTCATCCCAATATTCTGATTTTTACCAATTAGGACAATTAGgactagatttttttttcgattaACAAAACTGAATATAGTCCTTAAATGTTATCAACTACAAGGCCTAACAGTGTACACAAATTATAAGCTCAGGTTTGGCCGCTATAATCTCTCACTCTCCCGTTAGACTTAAAATGCTCTTTTACAGAAAAACGAATACACATACACATTGCTTTCTTGTAATTCTGTTTTAATAGACACAATTAATAAAGTTATGCTTACTTACTTTActcttatacatgtaacaacGGTAGGCAATGATGACGGACAGGACCAATGAAACAGCGCCAACAACACTCCCCACAACAATGCCAGTAACTGTTTCTGTGTAGCAACCAATGCCATCACAAACGTCTTATAGATACACAGCAATGTGTATGCAGAAGgaatattgtaattaaaaaaatgagagATTCTTTAGATGTCGTATATAAAggaaatattataatttcctgattttttttcaatattaattacTATGTTTAGATTGTATTGTCTGTTTTACGTACTGATATAGTTTGGTTCGCTTCgattaaaatttatttgaatacTTACTTTTCTCTTCCTTTTTCCTTGTGCTTTTCCCAATGCTGGTACTTGTGTTGGATGTTGTCGACAACAACCGAGGGGTTGTTGTTACTGAGATTCTGGGTATTGTCATGTTCATGTTGACAGTATTTTGTGGTGACGTGTTCAGATTGGTAAGAGGACGAACAGTAGTATCTGGCTGAGGAGTACTCAGGGTTGTCAATGTTTCTGTCAACATACCGTTATAAGATGGAAAGGATAAAGATGTTCTGCACGATGGTCACAGAATGTAGCAATACACGAGTCGAGATAGATATAAAATCGCGATATTTCTAATGTTTGCGTTCTTTATAATAATACCAGACTGGATTTAGCTGGATCTGGCGTTAAATTTTGATGGCCAATGATGGTCTACATGACATACATGAACATGTGTAAACACAAGTGTAATGCTTCGTTGTTAACGTTACCTCTTTGGTCAATGTGTCGGTGCGTACACGTATGATAAAAGTAATATGTTGTACGATGTATAATTTTGCACATCTCGATGATGTCCAAATATAGTGAATGTTAATATGTGTCAGCAACGCTGTGTTGTTCGCCACAACATCTACATCCTATACAACAATTGTTGTTGGTTTCGTTGCATACACATACGATATAACAGGACGACAACAGTCTTTTAATTGGGTGGCATTTAACTAAAAAGACATGTTACTATAGTCTAGTAGAACGGCAAGTCCTCTTCGGTTGCCCAAGACAACTTATAGTATTACGGAATTGTCCGACCTAAGTTTTGGTGCTTCCATAATCAATATATGATACTTATAGTCGATATAACAATGATGCGACTCTATGGTAATATTCGAATAGTCGGTAACAGTTCAATAGGCAAATTGGTGTTCCTCGTCATGTTTCAATACGGAACCATTTTCAAACGTTTTAAACTGTTCACAGTTTGAATCCATGCTAGTTTCAACCAAATGCCGGTTTGAACAAGACGTCGCGTCACAacttaaatatcctgccacgttatacGTGTGTAATCATACTATGCAAACCGCCTAAAATCAGTTGTTTCACAATGTGGAGTTTTTAACATCAGCTAAACAAAACGATCTGTAGTTTCATATAGGAAATTCACCCCAGATATATGCCTCATGAGACGGAACTAATTTTAGTTCATTGATAGATTGGCAGAATTTCCGACAACATCTAGGTGCTGTTTGAAATGCCTGTCGAAGCCAAACATATTTAgctgtaaaataatatttaaggCTGTAAATGTAAGGATTAAAGTAGATTCTATTTTGCTAGTGGTTCTGTGAAAGGATGAAATTAcatagggtatcgatatttgtttaaTTGAAGACACTTtaatcttttattaaaataatgtattaagACATTATAATCTTAACTCTCAGGGCAGATAATTTTTTTCGACGAAAGGACTTAATACAGCGAAATgagaatttatttatatttatacctATTGTTGATGATGGTTGGTTACGTGCTGTAGTAGATGTAGTAGTG
The nucleotide sequence above comes from Argopecten irradians isolate NY chromosome 1, Ai_NY, whole genome shotgun sequence. Encoded proteins:
- the LOC138329167 gene encoding uncharacterized protein DDB_G0286299-like isoform X2, with amino-acid sequence MAWTSVWSILQIFVILILISISNQMSIMISNVHRTGPCRFDDCWPLYYRVCVGITTDVRTCSSTLDDCNNMSHCSDMRMASENFRNLTLPPQNTANETAIGIYMFEKKMPPVDCRTLISYDCQPIAASYSVNITQFSFQVTLTGLPGSSSAKPSTTTSTTARNQPSSTIETLTTLSTPQPDTTVRPLTNLNTSPQNTVNMNMTIPRISVTTTPRLLSTTSNTSTSIGKSTRKKEEKNVCDGIGCYTETVTGIVVGSVVGAVSLVLSVIIAYRCYMYKSKGNAIKPGGTSYMGKDPEKQPVIEQEENQPVHMTENHQNHLKENSVRLRYDESLTTKEEPMPQSAQGTSQGSRLIDKAIANGSLAIKNVNDESLPPSTSSDHPEEKQKKQKQKREKGKKKEPVSQPVQGTSQGSGQADKAIVNGSLVIKNVVAESSPPSTSFDHREKKQKKNENKREKGDTERKYTADEHTRSTPIATPSSPDDPELELWTQPQTLQPQPTFNYMERKPKTKLEPETEETLISLSGETITVMLHI
- the LOC138329167 gene encoding uncharacterized protein DDB_G0286299-like isoform X1, which translates into the protein MAWTSVWSILQIFGILILISISNQMSIMISNVHRTGPCRFDDCWPLYYRVCVGITADVRTCSSTLDDCNNMSHCSDMRMASENFRNLTLPPQNTANETAIGIYMFEKKMPPVDCRTLISYDCQPIAASYSVNITQFSFQVTLTGLPGSSSAKPSTTTSTTARNQPSSTIETLTTLSTPQPDTTVRPLTNLNTSPQNTVNMNMTIPRISVTTTPRLLSTTSNTSTSIGKSTRKKEEKNVCDGIGCYTETVTGIVVGSVVGAVSLVLSVIIAYRCYMYKSKGNAIKPGGTSYMGKDPEKQPVIEQEENQPVHMTENHQNHLKENSVRLRYDESLTTKEEPMPQSAQGTSQGSRLIDKAIANGSLAIKNVNDESLPPSTSSDHPEEKQKKQKQKREKGKKKEPVSQPVQGTSQGSGQADKAIVNGSLVIKNVVAESSPPSTSFDHREKKQKKNENKREKGDTERKYTADEHTRSTPIATPSSPDDPELELWTQPQTLQPQPTFNYMERKPKTKLEPETEETLISLSGETITVMLHI
- the LOC138329167 gene encoding uncharacterized protein DDB_G0286299-like isoform X3, which produces MAWTSVWSILQIFGILILISISNQMSIMISNVHRTGPCRFDDCWPLYYRVCVGITADVRTCSSTLDDCNNMSHCSDMRMASENFRNLTLPPQNTANETAIGIYMFEKKMPPVDCRTLISYDCQPIAASYSVNITQFSFQVTLTGLPGSSSAKPSTTTSTTARNQPSSTIETLTTLSTPQPDTTVRPLTNLNTSPQNTVNMNMTIPRISVTTTPRLLSTTSNTSTSIGKSTRKKEEKKTVTGIVVGSVVGAVSLVLSVIIAYRCYMYKSKGNAIKPGGTSYMGKDPEKQPVIEQEENQPVHMTENHQNHLKENSVRLRYDESLTTKEEPMPQSAQGTSQGSRLIDKAIANGSLAIKNVNDESLPPSTSSDHPEEKQKKQKQKREKGKKKEPVSQPVQGTSQGSGQADKAIVNGSLVIKNVVAESSPPSTSFDHREKKQKKNENKREKGDTERKYTADEHTRSTPIATPSSPDDPELELWTQPQTLQPQPTFNYMERKPKTKLEPETEETLISLSGETITVMLHI